GTAACCTTGCGCGTAGGCTGCACTGCATGACCGAGCGGAGCGAGGTCATCGACCGGTCCGGTCGCAGGTGCGGCAGCGGCGCGACGCCGACCCCGTCCTGACCCGGCCCCGGTCGCTGAACCGCTGGACAGGCAGCAGACCGGGAGGCCAACTCGATGGGCAGCGTCCAGATCGTCACCACGATCCTCGCGGCCGCCATCACCGCCGTGGCGGTGTGGCTTGCGGTACGTGCGGTCATGAAGATGGTGGCAGTCATCCGGCTCGGGCAGCCCGCGCCGGAGCGGTTCGCCGACAAGGCCGCCCGTGCGAAGACCATGCTGGTGGAGACCGCCGGCCACACCCGAATGCTCAAGTGGGGCGTGGTGGGTGCGGCGCACTGGTTCGTGATGGTCGGCTTCATCGTGCTGTCGCTGCTGGTGCTCGAGGCGTACTTCGAGGTGGCAACCACGGATGGCGGGTTGCCGATCATCGGGCACTGGACCATCTTCGGTCTGGTCACTGAGATCATCGGCGTGCTGGGCCTGGTCGGGATCCTGGTGCTGATGGCGATCCGGCTGCGCAACCGGCCGAACCGGCCGGGCGGACGGTCCCGGTTCACCGGATCGACGATGTGGCAGGGCTACTTCGTCGAGTGGATCGTGCTGCTGGTCCTGATCTTCGGGTTCGTGATCCGGGGCTTCAAGGTCGCCACCGACCACTTCGAGTTCCCGTTCTGGGCCACCCCGTTCAGCCACGCGGTCGGCGCGGTGCTGCCCGACTGGGCGGACGGGGTCAGCGTCGCGGCTGCCATCAAGATCATCATTTCGATGACCTGGCTCATCGTCATCTCGCTGAACGTCACTATGGGTGTCGCCTGGCACCGCTTCCTGGCGTTCCCCAACATCTTCTTCAAGCGGGAGCCGGCCCGGCCGGCCGGCTCCGGCCTCGGCGCGCTGCGCCCGATGACGAGCCAGGGCAAGCCGCTCGACTTCGAGGAGGCCGACCCGGAGAAGGACCAGTTCGGCGTCGCCCAGGTCGAGCAGTTCAGCTGGAAGGGTCTGCTGGACTTCAGCACCTGCACCGAGTGCGGTCGCTGCCAGTCGCAGTGCCCGGCCTGGAACACCGGCAAGCCGCTGTCACCCAAGCTGCTCGTGCTGAGCCTGCGGGACCACGCGTACGCCAAGGCGCCCTACCTGCTGGCCGGCGGCGGCAAGGACCTGACCGGCGAGGAGAAGGCCACCGCGGCGCAGCTCGCGCACGTCGACGTGCTGGCGCTGGCCGAGGCCGACCGCCCGCTGATCGGCACCGCCGAGGAGGGCGGCGTCATCGACCCGGATGTGCTCTGGTCCTGCACCACCTGTGGCGCCTGCGTCGAGCAGTGCCCGGTGGACATCGAGCACGTGGACCACATCGTCGACATGCGTCGCTACCAGGTGCTGATCGAGTCGAGCTTCCCCTCTGAGGCCGGCGTCATGCTGCGCAACCTGGAGAACAAGGGCAACCCGTGGGGCGCCCCGCAGAACACCCGCGAGGACTGGACCAAGGGCCTCGACTTCGAGGTGCCCCGGGTCGGCGAGGTGGACGACTTCGAGTACCTGTTCTGGGTCGGCTGTGCCGGTGCGTTCGAGGACCGGGCCAAGAAGACCACCCGCGCCGTGGCCACCCTGCTCAACGAGGCGGGCGTGAAGTTCGCGATCCTGGGCGAGGGCGAGACCTGCTCCGGCGATCCGGCGCGCCGGATCGGCAACGAGTTCGTCTTCCAGATGCTCGCCCAGCAGAACGTGGAGACGCTGAACGAGGCGTTCGAGGGCCGGGAGAAGGCCAAGCGCAAGATCGTGGCCACCTGCCCGCACTGCTTCAACACCCTGGGCAACGAGTACGGCCAGCTTGGCGGCGAGTTCGAGGTGGTCCACCACACCCAGCTCCTGGCCCACCTGGTGTCCACCGGCAAGCTCACCCCGGTGCAGCCGGTCGACGGCGGGGTCACGTACCACGACCCCTGCTACCTGGGTCGGCACAACCGGGTCTTCGCGGCTCCCCGAGAGGTGCTGGGGGACGCCATCGAGGGCGAGCTCACCGAGATGCCGCGTAACAGCGAGCGCTCCTTCTGCTGCGGCGCCGGCGGTGCCCGGATGTGGATGGAGGAGAAGATCGGCAAGCGGATCAACGTGGACCGGGTCGAGGAGGCCATGGCCACCGGGGCGAAGACGGTCGCCGTCGGTTGCCCGTTCTGCTCGACGATGCTCAGCGACGGGGTGAACGGTAAGGGCGCCGGGGAACAGGTCGAGGTCATCGACGTGGCCACCGTGCTGCTCCGCTCGGTCAAGCCGGAGCAGCCGCAGGGCGAGAAGGAGGCCACGCCGGTCGCCGGCTGAGGCCCGTACCCCCCTGGGTCGAGATGGTCGACGGCGGCGGCACCCACGGGTGCCGCCGCCGTCGTGTAAGAATCTCGCCGAGGTGAGGCGAACATCGACGGCCTACTCTTGACCACGCTGCTGCCCCTGGTCGGTTTCGTTGCGCTGACCGCCGGCAACGCGTTCTTTGTCGCGGCCGAGTTCGCGCTGGTGACCGTCGATCGCTCGGAGATCGACCGGCGGGCCGCAGCCGGCGACGAGGCCGCCCGGAGAGTACGCACGGCGCTGCGCGGGCTGTCCTTCCAGCTCTCCGGGGCGCAGCTCGGCATCACCATCACCGCGCTGCTCACCGGCTACCTGGCCGAGCCGGCCCTCGCCCGCATCTTCACCCCGCTGCTGCGCCCGGTGGCCGGCGACGACAGCGAGCGTTACACCCCGTTCCTGGCGTTGGCCCTGGCCACTCTGATCTCCATGCTCTTCGGCGAGCTGGTGCCCAAGAACGCGGCGCTGGCCCGGCCGATGCCGGCCGCCCTGGCCACCGCCGGCCCGATGCACACCTTCTCCCGCACGTTCGGCTGGGTGATCCGGGGGTTGAACGGCTCCGCGAACCGGCTGGTTCGGGCGCTCGGCGTGGAACCGCAGGAGGAACTGGCCAGCGCCCGCTCGCCGGAGGAACTGGGCCTGCTGGCAGCGATCTCGGCCCGGGCCGGCGCGTTGCCGACGGACACCGCGATGCTGCTGCGCCGCACCATCCGCTTCGGTGACAAGCGGGCGGCCGAGGCGATGACCCCCCGGGTGGACGTGGTGGCGCTGCGCGCCACGGCCACCGTGGCCGAGTTGCTTGACCTGTCCCGGCAGACCGGACGAACCCGGTTCCCGGTGTACGAGGAGACCCTGGACCTGGTCACCGGCGTGGCGGGGGTGCCGGACGCGCTGGGTGTGCCGCTGGGCGAGCGGGCGTCGACCATGGTCGGCTCGGTGGCCCGCGAGCCGGTGTACGTGCCGGAGAGCCTCGACCTGGACGGTGTGCTGGCCGCGTTGAAGGCGGCCGGTGCGGACCTGGCCATCGTGGTCGACGAGTACGGCGGCACGGACGGCGTGGTGACCGTGGAGGACCTGGTCGAGGAGTTGGTCGGGGAGATCGCCGACGAGTTTGACCCGGCCAGCGTGGACGACACCGGTCCGGCGGAGCTGACCGTGCCGGGCGGGGAGCGCACCGTGCTGGTCGACGGGGTGCTGCGCTCCGACGAGTTGGCCGAGCAGACCGGTTTCCGGCTGCCCGAGGGGCCGTACGAGACGCTGGCCGGGTTCCTGATGGCCCGCCTCGGGCACATCCCGCTGGCCGGTGAGACGGTCGAGGCGGGTGGCTGGGAGTTCACGGTGGTGGAGGTGGAGCGGCATCGGATCGAGCAGGTACGGGTGCTGCGCCCAGCGGAGCCGGACGGCGATGACTGAGCTGCTGGTGACCGTGGTGCTGTTGCTCGGCAACGGGTTCTTCGTGGGCAGCGAGTTCGCGCTCATCGCGTCCCGGCGGACGGTGATCGAGCCGTTGGCCGCCGACTCGAAGCGGGCCCGCTGGGCGCTGTCGGCGATGAACCAGATCCCGCTGATGATCGCCGGCGCGCAGCTCGGCATCACGGTCTGCTCACTGGGCCTCGGCGCGATCGCCGAGCCGGCGTTGGCCCACCTGCTGGAGACGCCGTTCCACGCGGCCGGTCTGCCCGAGCGGGCGGTGCACCCGGTGGCGTTCGTGCTGGCGCTGGGCGTGGTGGTCTTCCTGCACACGGTGGTCGGCGAGATGGTGCCGAAGAACATCACGCTGGCCGGTCCGGAGCTCTCCGCGCTCTGGCTCGGCCCGGCCATGCTGGCGTTCTGCGTGGCCACCAAGCCGCTGCTGCTGGCGATGAAATGGGCGGCCCGCCGGGTCCTCGCCCTCTGGCGGATCGAGGCGTCCGAGGCGGTGAAGACGGTGTTCACCGCCGAGGAGTTGGCCGGGCTGGTCTCCCAGGCGCGTACCGAGGGGTTGCTCGACGCCGAGCAGCACGCCCGGATCACCCGTGCGCTGGCCATGCACAGCCGGACCGCGGCGGATGCGTTGCAGCCGTGGTCGACGGTCGTGACGGTGGCCGAGGACGTCTCACCGGCGTCGCTGGAGGTGCTGGCGACCCGGACCGGCCGATCGCGGTTCCCGGTGGTGCAGCGGTCCACCCGCCGGGTGCTTGGTTTCGTCCACGTCAAGGACGTGCTCGGGTACGCCGGGCAGGGTCGCCGGGCGCCGGTTCCGGCGCAGGTGTACCGGCCGCTGGCGGTGGTGCCGCCGGAGCGTACGCTGGCCGACCTGCTGCTGGCCATGCGCCGCGAGCGGCGGCACATGGTGCTCGTCAGCGACGGCCGGCGCCCGCTTGGCGTGGTCACGCTCGACGACGTATTGACCGCGATCGTTGGCTAATCTGTGAGCACCCTTAGTGTGCAAGCGGTTGCGCGACAGTAATGGTGACGCCGCGCGCCTTGATTCCTCTCCGGCGCTTCCCTAATGTGAGGCACCGACCGCTGTGGGTCCTCTGCCTCGGCCCTTCCCTCACGCGAGGCGCCCGGCGGTCGGTTGCAAAGGAGTCGGTGCCGGTGGCAACCATGCCCCCTCATCGTCACGCCCCGGGGTTGTCCGTTCGGCCGGGCGGTCTGCGCCGGGTCGCCCACCGTCTGCTCGTTCTGGTCGCCGCCGCGTCGGTCGGCGCCGGCCTGCTCGCCGCGCCGGCGCAGGCCGCACCCACGGCCGACGAGATCGAAGCGCAGATCGACAAACAGTGGGAGCAGTTGGAGCCCACCATCGAGCAGTACAACAAGGTGCGAGCGCAGCTGAAGGTCAACCGGAAGAAGTCGGGGGACCTGCAGAAGAAGATCGAGCCGTTGGCGCTGCAGAGTGAGTTGGCGCTGAACCGCGTCGGTGACCTCGCCTCCCGCTACTACATGTCGGGCCCGTCGCAGGACATCGGCGCGCTGCTGGTCAGCGCCAAGCCGGACACGCTCACCGAGCAGCTCACCATCCTCGACCGGCTGGCCGCGCAGGAGCGCAAGGAGGTCGAGGGCGTGCTGGCCGTGCGGGACAAGTACGACGGTGAGAAGCAGAAGCTCGACACGCTGATCGTCACCCAGACCAAGCAGCAGAACGAGCTGGCGGCCAAGAAGAAGCAGATCGACGCCGAGATCAAGCGGCTCGAGGCGTCCCTGCCGAAGACCACGGTCAAGACCGAGGGCTGCCCGACCATCAGCGGTGTGGTCAGCGCGGCGGCCCGCACTGCGATCAAGACCGCCTGCGGGAGGATCGGCAAGCCGTACGTCTGGGGTGCCACCGGCCCGAACTCGTTCGACTGCTCGGGCCTGACCCAGTACGCCTACAAGGCGGCCGGGATCAGCCTCACTCACCACACGGGTGCCCAGTGGAACGAGGGCAAGGCCATCTCGCGGGCCGACGCCCGCCCCGGTGACCTGGTCTTCTTCTTCAGCGACCTGCACCATGTCGGCCTGTATCTGGGCAACGACATGATGGTGCACGCGTCCCGCGCCGGTAAACCGGTGATGGTGGCCAGCATCAACTACATGCCGGTCGCCGGGTTCCGCCGACCTGGCTGATCCCCACCAGGCACGACGACGGCCCCCGGTCACCGACCGGGGGCCGTCGCGGTTCTCAGCGGAGCGCGCCCATCGGGGACGGCAGCAGCTGCACCGTCGGCGAGATCGACGTACCTGATCCGGTGGCCGAACTGGATCTGCGCGTAGCGGTTCTCGCCGCGGATCACCGTCCAGTCGCCCGGCGAGGAGCCGTCGAACGTGGTGGCCCGGTAGTACTCGCCGGCCAGCACCGCGCCGACGGCGTACCGCTGCCCGGCGGCCAGTGTGTACTGCAGCGGCGAGATCGCCTGGTAGGGCACCCCGGCCGGATACGCGGCCTGCTCCGGGTACGCCCGCCCGTACACCGGGATGGTGGCTTGTCCGGGCTTCGGCGTGGCCACCACGCCGACGGTCCAGCTGGCGGTCGGCGCGGACGCCGGGTTGTGGAACCAGGCCCGCTGCCCGAGGTACCAGATCGCCGTCCAGTCGCCCTGCCGCCCCGCGAGCGCGTACGTCTGCCCGGCGGATGCCCGGGCGCCGTGGTCCGACACGGCCATCGTGTTCGGGGTGCCGTCCGGGCGGAGCGCGACGTCGTTGACCAGCGGCGCGTCCGCGGACGGTGCGCTGCGCAGCACCACCGACGAGGAGCCGCGCGGCACGCAGGGCACGCCGGCGGTGACGCAGCCGGTGAACGCCGGCTGGTTGGTGGCGTAGTCCGGGCCGATCCGGTCCAGCCCGGTGGCCGGGGTGCCGGTGTCCAGCCGAGGCGCGTGCAGCAGGTCGAAGTAGTGCGTCCAGTCCCAGTACGGGCCCGGATCCCAGTGCATTCCACGCACGGTCGAGGCGACGGTGTCGGGCACGTTGTCGTGGCCGATGATGTGCTGGCGGTCCAGCGGGATGCCCAGTCGCAGCGCGAGATGCCGGACCAGCTTCGCCGAGGTCCGGTACATCGCCTCGGTGTACCAGGTGCCCTGCGCCGCGAAGCCCTCGTGTTCCAGACCGATCGACTTGGCGTTCACGAACCAGTTGCCGGCGTGCCAGCCGACGTCCTTGGTCTTCACGTGCTGGGCGATGTGCCCGTCGACCGAGCGCAGCGAGTAGTGCCAGCTCACGTAGGTCGGGTCCTGGACGAGTTGCAGGGTGGTCGCCCAACTCGCCTCGGTGTCGTGGATGACGATGTACTCGATCTTCTGCCGCGCGGGCCGGTCGGAGAGGTCGTGGTTGCCGTAGTCCCCGTCGCCGAATGCCTCGTAGGGCGCCGGGATCCACTCGCAGGAAATGGTGCGGGGACATTCCAGCCCGTCCGGGCGGGCCAGCCGGCGCAGGCCCAGCCGGCCCAGCCAGGAACGCTCGGGCTGCACCGCGCGGGCCGGCAGTGTGATCCGCTGGCCGTCGTCGGTCACCCGGGACTCGCCGGCGCCGATGGTGGTGAAGACCTCGTCGGCGAAGGCCGCCGCGGCGTCGGCGCTGTCCGCGCCGGCGTAGCGGGCCACCGCGCCGTACCAGGCCGCCGGGTCGGTGTCGGCACCGACGGGCGCGCCAAGCTCCCGCTGGTACGCCCCCAGCAGCGCGGCCCCACCCCGGATGTTGACGCCCGCATCGGTGCGCAGTGCCTCGGGGGCGGCGCCGGTCAGCGCGGCGGCGGCGTCCACGGTCTGCAACGCGGCGGCGGGCGGCGCGGGGTCCTCGGCCGGCCGGGGCGCTTGCACCCTCGCGGGGCGGGAGTCGTCGCCACGCGGGTCCTCGGTGCCGGCGTCGTGGTGGCCGCCGGGTAGGGCGGCCACGTGCCGGGCGTCGGTCAGGTGCATCGGGCCGTAGCCGCCGCTGGTGCTCGGTGTGCCGGCGTTGCTGTCCCAGCGGGACTCCAGATAGGAGACGCCGAGCAGCACGACGGTCGGCACGCCGTACTCGGTCGCCGCGGCGGCGTACTGCTGCTGGCGATCGGCGGTGGGCGCGGCGGCGGCCGGGTCCGAGGG
The nucleotide sequence above comes from Micromonospora sp. NBC_00389. Encoded proteins:
- a CDS encoding (Fe-S)-binding protein; amino-acid sequence: MGSVQIVTTILAAAITAVAVWLAVRAVMKMVAVIRLGQPAPERFADKAARAKTMLVETAGHTRMLKWGVVGAAHWFVMVGFIVLSLLVLEAYFEVATTDGGLPIIGHWTIFGLVTEIIGVLGLVGILVLMAIRLRNRPNRPGGRSRFTGSTMWQGYFVEWIVLLVLIFGFVIRGFKVATDHFEFPFWATPFSHAVGAVLPDWADGVSVAAAIKIIISMTWLIVISLNVTMGVAWHRFLAFPNIFFKREPARPAGSGLGALRPMTSQGKPLDFEEADPEKDQFGVAQVEQFSWKGLLDFSTCTECGRCQSQCPAWNTGKPLSPKLLVLSLRDHAYAKAPYLLAGGGKDLTGEEKATAAQLAHVDVLALAEADRPLIGTAEEGGVIDPDVLWSCTTCGACVEQCPVDIEHVDHIVDMRRYQVLIESSFPSEAGVMLRNLENKGNPWGAPQNTREDWTKGLDFEVPRVGEVDDFEYLFWVGCAGAFEDRAKKTTRAVATLLNEAGVKFAILGEGETCSGDPARRIGNEFVFQMLAQQNVETLNEAFEGREKAKRKIVATCPHCFNTLGNEYGQLGGEFEVVHHTQLLAHLVSTGKLTPVQPVDGGVTYHDPCYLGRHNRVFAAPREVLGDAIEGELTEMPRNSERSFCCGAGGARMWMEEKIGKRINVDRVEEAMATGAKTVAVGCPFCSTMLSDGVNGKGAGEQVEVIDVATVLLRSVKPEQPQGEKEATPVAG
- a CDS encoding hemolysin family protein, with the protein product MTTLLPLVGFVALTAGNAFFVAAEFALVTVDRSEIDRRAAAGDEAARRVRTALRGLSFQLSGAQLGITITALLTGYLAEPALARIFTPLLRPVAGDDSERYTPFLALALATLISMLFGELVPKNAALARPMPAALATAGPMHTFSRTFGWVIRGLNGSANRLVRALGVEPQEELASARSPEELGLLAAISARAGALPTDTAMLLRRTIRFGDKRAAEAMTPRVDVVALRATATVAELLDLSRQTGRTRFPVYEETLDLVTGVAGVPDALGVPLGERASTMVGSVAREPVYVPESLDLDGVLAALKAAGADLAIVVDEYGGTDGVVTVEDLVEELVGEIADEFDPASVDDTGPAELTVPGGERTVLVDGVLRSDELAEQTGFRLPEGPYETLAGFLMARLGHIPLAGETVEAGGWEFTVVEVERHRIEQVRVLRPAEPDGDD
- a CDS encoding hemolysin family protein, coding for MTELLVTVVLLLGNGFFVGSEFALIASRRTVIEPLAADSKRARWALSAMNQIPLMIAGAQLGITVCSLGLGAIAEPALAHLLETPFHAAGLPERAVHPVAFVLALGVVVFLHTVVGEMVPKNITLAGPELSALWLGPAMLAFCVATKPLLLAMKWAARRVLALWRIEASEAVKTVFTAEELAGLVSQARTEGLLDAEQHARITRALAMHSRTAADALQPWSTVVTVAEDVSPASLEVLATRTGRSRFPVVQRSTRRVLGFVHVKDVLGYAGQGRRAPVPAQVYRPLAVVPPERTLADLLLAMRRERRHMVLVSDGRRPLGVVTLDDVLTAIVG
- a CDS encoding C40 family peptidase, with the translated sequence MPVATMPPHRHAPGLSVRPGGLRRVAHRLLVLVAAASVGAGLLAAPAQAAPTADEIEAQIDKQWEQLEPTIEQYNKVRAQLKVNRKKSGDLQKKIEPLALQSELALNRVGDLASRYYMSGPSQDIGALLVSAKPDTLTEQLTILDRLAAQERKEVEGVLAVRDKYDGEKQKLDTLIVTQTKQQNELAAKKKQIDAEIKRLEASLPKTTVKTEGCPTISGVVSAAARTAIKTACGRIGKPYVWGATGPNSFDCSGLTQYAYKAAGISLTHHTGAQWNEGKAISRADARPGDLVFFFSDLHHVGLYLGNDMMVHASRAGKPVMVASINYMPVAGFRRPG
- a CDS encoding N-acetylmuramoyl-L-alanine amidase, which produces MHHSTLSTGRRALLAAAVVAAATAVPLPSDPAAAAPTADRQQQYAAAATEYGVPTVVLLGVSYLESRWDSNAGTPSTSGGYGPMHLTDARHVAALPGGHHDAGTEDPRGDDSRPARVQAPRPAEDPAPPAAALQTVDAAAALTGAAPEALRTDAGVNIRGGAALLGAYQRELGAPVGADTDPAAWYGAVARYAGADSADAAAAFADEVFTTIGAGESRVTDDGQRITLPARAVQPERSWLGRLGLRRLARPDGLECPRTISCEWIPAPYEAFGDGDYGNHDLSDRPARQKIEYIVIHDTEASWATTLQLVQDPTYVSWHYSLRSVDGHIAQHVKTKDVGWHAGNWFVNAKSIGLEHEGFAAQGTWYTEAMYRTSAKLVRHLALRLGIPLDRQHIIGHDNVPDTVASTVRGMHWDPGPYWDWTHYFDLLHAPRLDTGTPATGLDRIGPDYATNQPAFTGCVTAGVPCVPRGSSSVVLRSAPSADAPLVNDVALRPDGTPNTMAVSDHGARASAGQTYALAGRQGDWTAIWYLGQRAWFHNPASAPTASWTVGVVATPKPGQATIPVYGRAYPEQAAYPAGVPYQAISPLQYTLAAGQRYAVGAVLAGEYYRATTFDGSSPGDWTVIRGENRYAQIQFGHRIRYVDLADGAAAAVPDGRAPLRTATAPGR